In the genome of Desulfuromonas sp. DDH964, one region contains:
- a CDS encoding cytochrome c-type biogenesis protein, whose translation MNTSVRNRLAFFPVLLLLLVLALPGRAAALTEAEVSNHLMCYACPEDQLSVCNCGGAQEMKDTIHRMIGEGKSKQEILDYFVARYGEAIISTPPQKGFALTAYVAPYVGLCAGAIVALFLVGRWARRSGKVNESETAAADDSPAIVDAAARERVAQELARLEKEE comes from the coding sequence ATGAACACGTCCGTCCGCAACCGGCTTGCGTTTTTCCCCGTTCTGCTGCTCCTGCTGGTCCTGGCCCTGCCCGGCCGGGCCGCGGCCCTCACCGAGGCCGAGGTCAGCAATCACCTGATGTGCTATGCCTGTCCCGAGGACCAGCTGTCCGTATGTAACTGCGGCGGTGCCCAGGAGATGAAGGACACCATTCACCGGATGATCGGCGAAGGCAAAAGCAAGCAGGAGATTCTCGATTATTTTGTCGCCCGCTACGGCGAGGCCATCATCTCCACGCCGCCCCAGAAGGGGTTCGCCCTGACCGCCTACGTGGCCCCGTACGTCGGCCTGTGCGCCGGGGCCATCGTCGCGCTTTTCCTGGTTGGGCGCTGGGCCCGCCGCAGCGGCAAGGTTAACGAATCGGAAACCGCTGCAGCGGACGACAGCCCGGCGATCGTCGATGCCGCCGCAAGAGAGCGGGTCGCGCAGGAACTGGCGCGGCTCGAGAAGGAGGAATAG